Proteins encoded by one window of Cellvibrio sp. KY-GH-1:
- the fliE gene encoding flagellar hook-basal body complex protein FliE: protein MTDRVDISRLLGEMRSLKAQTQVFQRPQGIADAPGGLRSLGAVPVENPTKVPSFGDLMTQAINKVNDVQKSSSDMAEAYERGVAGVDITDVMIASQKSSVAFQATVQVRNKLIEAYRDVMNMPI from the coding sequence ATGACTGATCGCGTAGACATTAGCCGCTTGCTGGGTGAAATGCGCAGTTTAAAGGCGCAAACCCAGGTGTTTCAGCGCCCGCAAGGCATAGCAGATGCGCCGGGTGGCTTACGCAGCCTGGGCGCGGTGCCGGTTGAAAACCCCACCAAGGTTCCCAGCTTCGGCGATTTAATGACGCAGGCAATTAACAAAGTTAACGACGTGCAAAAGAGCTCGAGTGACATGGCGGAAGCTTATGAGCGCGGTGTTGCTGGTGTGGATATTACGGATGTGATGATTGCCTCGCAGAAATCTTCGGTTGCTTTCCAGGCTACGGTACAGGTGCGTAACAAACTGATTGAAGCCTATCGCGACGTAATGAATATGCCTATTTAG
- a CDS encoding PA3496 family putative envelope integrity protein, which translates to MSQVDVMNEQELLDSAMASFIADVVISKSKRQQIRRNMECRRKLEEKWEAKKLQRETCEYEFDYLH; encoded by the coding sequence GTGAGCCAAGTCGACGTAATGAACGAACAGGAGTTACTGGATAGCGCCATGGCCAGTTTTATTGCCGACGTGGTTATCTCAAAAAGCAAACGTCAGCAAATCCGCCGAAACATGGAGTGTCGTAGAAAGTTGGAAGAAAAATGGGAAGCAAAAAAATTACAGCGCGAAACTTGCGAATATGAGTTTGATTATTTGCATTAA
- a CDS encoding TetR/AcrR family transcriptional regulator has translation MTEEFEGDKRAERTRLALRNAFFELVLSQPYGRIKIADIIAKADVGRSTFYEHYKNKGDLLYASLRWPMTVLASAMLPPSKVLDVQGILEHFWQNRSFARPILTGAARKHVNSCLSQILMAQLHNMSSPLQNRYVPVSAIAQALAATQLTLLADWLTGVYATTPDKLAKQLMLTSRAIAIPSV, from the coding sequence GTGACTGAGGAATTTGAAGGAGACAAACGGGCCGAGCGCACGCGGTTAGCGTTGCGTAATGCTTTTTTTGAATTGGTGTTATCGCAGCCTTATGGCAGGATAAAAATTGCAGACATCATCGCCAAGGCCGATGTGGGCCGCTCGACCTTTTATGAACATTATAAAAATAAAGGCGATCTGCTCTATGCAAGTTTGCGCTGGCCGATGACTGTCTTGGCTTCTGCCATGTTACCCCCGAGCAAAGTGTTGGATGTACAGGGGATACTGGAGCATTTTTGGCAGAATAGAAGTTTTGCACGCCCTATATTGACGGGCGCTGCACGTAAGCATGTCAATAGTTGCCTTAGCCAAATACTTATGGCGCAATTGCATAACATGTCTTCACCTTTACAAAATCGCTATGTACCTGTATCCGCTATTGCACAGGCGCTAGCCGCAACTCAACTCACTTTGTTGGCTGACTGGTTGACAGGCGTTTATGCCACGACACCCGATAAACTTGCGAAACAATTAATGCTTACCAGTAGGGCGATTGCCATTCCTTCTGTGTGA